One stretch of Bordetella avium DNA includes these proteins:
- a CDS encoding thioredoxin family protein, with the protein MDQIDINDSTADRQLLDAPGLSLVVFHSETCPNCRTARRQLPDFELPVERIFWVDAGRNGGLVERYEVFHLPAMYLTRDGAYYGPISAQLAEWDLRQQIAQALDNHPAELP; encoded by the coding sequence ATGGATCAGATCGATATCAACGACAGTACCGCCGACCGCCAGCTCCTGGACGCGCCCGGGCTATCCTTGGTCGTATTTCATAGCGAGACCTGCCCTAATTGCCGTACCGCGCGGCGGCAGTTGCCGGACTTCGAACTGCCTGTCGAACGTATTTTCTGGGTGGATGCGGGGCGCAACGGCGGGCTGGTCGAGCGCTATGAGGTTTTTCATCTGCCCGCCATGTATCTGACGCGTGATGGCGCTTATTACGGCCCCATCAGCGCGCAACTGGCCGAATGGGATTTGCGCCAGCAGATTGCTCAAGCGCTGGATAACCATCCGGCTGAACTGCCTTAA